A region of Paenibacillus sp. 37 DNA encodes the following proteins:
- a CDS encoding phosphatase PAP2 family protein — MIHNWKKNISFPLLFAALCMIAFISIALSISDNQIHRFDDTLIGWIQGLESPSMTQFMQFFTWIGSEMPVVFITIISMIVLYVWLRHKRELLFLACVLAGSTLLNALLKLVFQRARPTINRIIEVSGYSFPSGHSMAAFSLYGGLAFLIWKHVPTVTGRVLMIVASAVFILTIGISRIYLGVHYPSDIVGGYFLSGCWLSTCIWFYRRHLERMSQLQSRRLA, encoded by the coding sequence TTGATACACAACTGGAAAAAGAACATCTCATTCCCGCTGCTCTTTGCAGCGTTATGCATGATCGCTTTTATAAGCATCGCCCTATCCATCAGCGACAACCAGATTCATCGATTTGATGATACGCTGATCGGCTGGATTCAGGGGTTGGAATCCCCCAGCATGACGCAATTCATGCAGTTTTTCACCTGGATCGGCAGTGAAATGCCTGTAGTTTTCATTACAATCATTTCCATGATTGTGTTATACGTTTGGCTGCGACACAAACGCGAACTACTCTTCCTCGCTTGTGTGCTCGCCGGTTCAACCCTGTTAAATGCATTGCTCAAGCTGGTATTCCAGCGTGCCAGACCTACCATTAACCGGATTATCGAAGTGAGCGGCTATAGCTTTCCCAGTGGGCATTCTATGGCCGCATTTAGCCTGTACGGTGGACTGGCCTTTCTAATCTGGAAACATGTACCCACCGTCACCGGACGTGTTCTGATGATTGTTGCCAGCGCCGTATTTATACTGACCATTGGTATAAGTCGTATCTACTTGGGGGTGCATTATCCAAGTGATATCGTAGGCGGATACTTCTTGAGTGGTTGCTGGCTCTCCACATGCATATGGTTTTATCGGCGGCATTTGGAGCGTATGTCCCAACTGCAAAGCAGAAGGCTGGCCTAA
- a CDS encoding glycoside hydrolase family 1 protein, producing the protein MTMKEGFYWGGATAANQFEGGWNQGGKGPSTSDMMTGGTHTIPRRITPVLEEGTYYPSHEAVDFYGHYKEDIAMMAEMGFKMFRMSINWSRIYPNGYELEPNEEGLQFYDNVFAELKKYNIEPLVTISHYETPFGLTQKYNGWASREVIDCYIRYCTTLFNRYKDQVKYWLTFNEINCLTMPMGAYMAAGILFEGKETLVDGVDDPQTRFQALHHQFVASAKAVKLGHEINPDFQIGCMVAFMTTYPNTCNPDDMLLAQKKDQISNMICGDVQVRGAYPGFAKRFFAEEGIQIEMQPGDEQTLREGCVDFYSFSYYMSLVESADESLERAEGNLLGGIKNPYLEASDWGWQIDPKGLRYTLNHLYDRYQIPLMVVENGLGAVDVVEEDGSIQDDYRIDYLKGHIEQMKEAVADGVDLIAYTMWGCIDLVSASTGEMKKRYGFIHVNKDNDGNGDLSRTPKKSFHWYKKVIESNGEEL; encoded by the coding sequence ATGACAATGAAAGAAGGATTTTACTGGGGTGGCGCAACGGCTGCCAATCAATTCGAGGGTGGATGGAACCAGGGTGGCAAAGGGCCAAGCACGTCTGACATGATGACAGGGGGAACCCACACGATTCCACGCCGGATTACGCCTGTATTGGAAGAGGGCACGTATTATCCGAGCCATGAAGCGGTTGACTTTTACGGACATTACAAAGAAGATATTGCCATGATGGCAGAGATGGGCTTCAAAATGTTCCGCATGTCCATTAACTGGTCCCGGATCTATCCGAACGGTTACGAACTGGAGCCAAACGAAGAGGGATTGCAGTTCTACGATAATGTCTTTGCCGAGTTGAAAAAATACAATATCGAGCCGCTCGTAACGATCTCCCATTATGAAACGCCATTCGGTCTGACACAGAAGTATAACGGCTGGGCTTCCCGTGAAGTCATCGACTGTTATATCCGTTATTGTACAACTCTCTTCAACCGCTACAAAGATCAAGTGAAATACTGGCTGACTTTTAACGAGATCAACTGTCTGACGATGCCGATGGGTGCTTATATGGCTGCAGGTATTCTGTTTGAAGGTAAAGAGACATTGGTCGACGGAGTGGATGATCCACAGACTCGTTTCCAGGCATTACATCACCAATTCGTTGCGAGTGCCAAAGCGGTGAAGCTGGGACATGAGATTAACCCTGATTTCCAGATCGGCTGTATGGTCGCTTTCATGACAACCTATCCAAACACATGTAACCCGGACGACATGCTGCTTGCACAGAAGAAAGACCAAATCTCCAATATGATCTGCGGTGATGTACAGGTTCGTGGAGCATATCCTGGATTCGCCAAACGTTTCTTCGCCGAAGAGGGCATCCAGATCGAGATGCAACCGGGAGACGAACAGACCCTGCGTGAAGGCTGCGTAGACTTCTATTCCTTCAGTTATTATATGTCTTTGGTTGAAAGTGCGGACGAGTCCCTGGAGAGAGCAGAAGGTAATCTGCTTGGTGGTATCAAAAATCCATATCTCGAAGCTTCCGACTGGGGATGGCAGATCGATCCAAAAGGACTGCGTTACACGTTGAATCATCTGTATGATCGGTACCAGATTCCATTGATGGTGGTTGAGAACGGGCTTGGCGCTGTTGATGTGGTAGAGGAAGATGGCTCCATTCAAGATGATTATCGCATTGATTATCTGAAGGGCCACATTGAACAAATGAAAGAAGCCGTAGCGGATGGCGTAGACCTCATTGCCTACACAATGTGGGGATGTATCGACCTGGTTAGTGCATCCACTGGAGAGATGAAGAAGCGTTATGGCTTCATTCATGTCAACAAGGACAACGACGGTAACGGAGATTTGAGCAGAACACCGAAGAAGAGTTTCCACTGGTACAAAAAAGTTATTGAATCGAATGGTGAAGAGTTATAA
- a CDS encoding helix-turn-helix transcriptional regulator: MENNRLFRMLLLLLEKKKATAPELARMFEISVRTVYRDIDRLSAAGIPVYTTTGKHGGIHLMDNYVMDKSLLSEEDQNEILMGLYSISAIPHLNSAHMLQRLTALFDHKLDWIEFNFSPWGSIPLQERELFNQVKQAILTNQLITFHYVNSDGEKSIPTVEPQKLIFKNSTWYFKGYIHDDPDRREFETFKMKRITQLTFLARKHDHSVTAGSNDPESEAAPVLTPLTLSFSSNIAYRVYDFFEPSLIKKEPDGRLRVSLELNVGEWLYSFLLSFGSELTVIEPVHVGQELLRRHIQAVEHLQNVMNKLPNNE, encoded by the coding sequence ATGGAAAATAACCGATTATTTCGAATGTTGCTTTTGTTATTGGAGAAAAAGAAGGCCACAGCACCCGAACTCGCCCGTATGTTCGAGATTTCGGTACGTACGGTGTACCGTGATATCGACCGGCTGAGCGCTGCGGGCATCCCCGTCTATACGACGACCGGCAAGCATGGCGGTATCCATCTGATGGACAACTATGTCATGGACAAGTCCCTGCTGTCGGAAGAAGACCAGAATGAAATTTTGATGGGACTATACAGCATCAGTGCGATCCCACACCTTAATAGTGCTCATATGCTGCAACGGCTGACCGCTCTGTTTGATCACAAGCTGGATTGGATCGAATTCAATTTCTCACCATGGGGCAGCATCCCCCTGCAAGAGAGAGAACTTTTTAATCAAGTAAAACAAGCCATATTAACGAATCAACTGATTACGTTTCATTATGTTAATTCGGATGGAGAGAAGAGCATTCCAACGGTGGAGCCACAGAAACTTATATTCAAAAACAGTACATGGTACTTCAAAGGATATATCCATGATGACCCTGACCGGAGAGAATTCGAGACATTTAAGATGAAACGGATCACCCAGTTGACTTTTCTGGCGAGAAAACACGATCACTCTGTTACTGCCGGATCAAACGACCCTGAATCAGAAGCAGCTCCTGTCCTGACTCCTCTGACACTCTCGTTCTCCAGCAATATTGCATACCGAGTGTATGATTTTTTCGAACCTTCCCTCATTAAAAAAGAGCCTGATGGCAGGCTCCGTGTGTCTCTCGAATTAAATGTAGGGGAATGGCTCTACTCCTTCCTGCTATCGTTCGGTTCGGAGCTAACCGTAATCGAGCCTGTTCATGTTGGACAGGAATTGCTCAGACGTCATATCCAAGCCGTTGAACATTTGCAGAACGTCATGAACAAACTACCTAACAATGAATGA
- a CDS encoding class I SAM-dependent methyltransferase — protein MQDIRRNNVERFKGFGTLYDQNRPAAPTEVVDILTTYLGSTPRMVADVGCGTGLSSWIWLNEAERIIGFEPSDDMRSVAESKWESAGKPDNLRFVSGLSHDLGLPDGSVDVLTCSQSFHWMEPQPTLREFARVLRTGGIFAAYDCDWPPMLDWQLEQAYLQLNKEADQRAASLAPQDSHAHKWSKDGHLQQIQQSGLFRYVREIVFHHHETFTADRYVNLALSQGGLQTALKLGADDLLTAADEFRVLANRVFDGQSRKVLFSYRMRLGIV, from the coding sequence ATGCAAGACATTAGACGCAACAATGTGGAACGTTTCAAAGGTTTTGGTACGTTATACGATCAAAATCGGCCAGCTGCTCCCACTGAAGTGGTGGATATTCTAACGACATATCTTGGCAGCACACCGCGTATGGTCGCAGATGTTGGCTGTGGCACCGGCTTATCATCGTGGATCTGGCTTAATGAGGCAGAACGTATCATCGGCTTCGAACCCAGCGATGACATGAGGTCTGTAGCAGAATCCAAGTGGGAATCTGCCGGGAAGCCGGATAACTTGCGGTTTGTGTCCGGCTTGTCTCACGACCTCGGACTACCAGATGGCAGTGTGGATGTGCTGACCTGCTCCCAATCATTTCACTGGATGGAGCCGCAACCCACACTACGCGAGTTTGCACGTGTACTTCGTACAGGCGGCATATTTGCAGCCTACGATTGCGACTGGCCGCCAATGTTAGACTGGCAGTTAGAACAAGCCTATCTGCAGCTGAATAAGGAAGCAGATCAACGAGCAGCCAGTCTGGCTCCCCAGGATAGTCACGCACACAAATGGAGCAAGGATGGGCATTTGCAGCAGATTCAGCAGTCCGGGCTGTTCCGATATGTTCGGGAAATCGTATTTCATCACCACGAGACATTCACAGCCGATCGATATGTCAATCTCGCCCTGAGCCAAGGCGGCCTGCAAACGGCGTTGAAGCTCGGAGCGGATGATCTATTAACAGCTGCTGACGAGTTCAGAGTGCTGGCTAATCGTGTATTTGACGGACAATCCAGAAAAGTACTCTTTTCTTATCGCATGCGCCTCGGTATTGTCTGA
- a CDS encoding VOC family protein: MYFASVRIITDDVNRLVEFYEKVMGVSAVRPAPVFAELVMPSCTLAIGHSQTVPLFGIDSAVAANNHTVILEFHVHDVEAEYERLKPFVDEWVKEPTTMPWGNRAVLFRDPDGNLVNLFQPVTEEAIKRFSGRG, encoded by the coding sequence ATGTATTTTGCTTCTGTACGCATTATTACCGACGACGTGAATCGTCTTGTTGAGTTTTATGAGAAAGTCATGGGTGTTTCGGCGGTACGTCCCGCGCCTGTCTTTGCCGAACTCGTTATGCCATCTTGCACCCTGGCAATCGGCCACTCCCAGACGGTGCCCCTGTTTGGCATTGATTCTGCCGTGGCAGCCAACAATCACACGGTCATCCTCGAGTTCCATGTCCACGATGTTGAAGCCGAATATGAGCGCTTGAAGCCGTTTGTGGACGAGTGGGTAAAGGAACCGACCACGATGCCGTGGGGGAATCGTGCTGTGCTGTTCCGTGATCCTGATGGAAATCTCGTTAATCTATTCCAGCCAGTGACCGAGGAAGCGATCAAACGTTTCAGCGGTAGGGGCTGA
- a CDS encoding XRE family transcriptional regulator, protein MLKERIELLSKRKQISRKDLVEGLVTQAHFTNILADRYPLPEDLAEAIAGRLGVSPSYILKAAAQDEETLERAEAIFEQMSVPASAISEDMVHALADRDDTLTVELTTALMKAVYYQQLNDATAHEYIHKSYLNFYLEKYGRPDDIDLPRPLVKALLFYKIQYYRSKMAFVDVLTHATRLSELALPGSEFWLSVQNIKMEAYIQVKQYEEAKQVFELTMRHVYDQRMFHRLSGLYVAYSGYCFAMGLVQEALSALTMAEANLVYAGNQEDLVTAIANNRIVMLTMTGELEQAQAEIERFESLLQQETEETQLAMRPLVNVYQCEVALARKNWGVLAQSVDQLLKCATTQDQQMSATFYQSHLALAHGDREVFMERALACLPYFESAQHVMRLEPLYEGMAVVSEDQRKYKEAAMYYRKLVYLLRKK, encoded by the coding sequence ATGCTGAAGGAACGCATTGAACTGCTAAGCAAAAGAAAACAAATCTCCCGTAAAGACCTTGTGGAAGGTCTGGTCACGCAGGCCCACTTTACCAATATCCTGGCGGATCGTTATCCGCTCCCTGAGGACTTGGCAGAAGCCATCGCTGGGCGTCTTGGGGTATCCCCTTCCTATATTCTAAAGGCTGCGGCTCAGGACGAGGAAACACTCGAACGGGCAGAGGCCATCTTCGAACAAATGTCTGTTCCAGCGTCGGCGATATCCGAAGATATGGTGCATGCACTGGCAGATCGGGATGACACGTTGACCGTAGAGCTAACAACGGCCTTGATGAAGGCAGTCTATTATCAGCAGTTAAACGATGCAACGGCACATGAATATATACATAAGTCCTACCTTAATTTTTACCTGGAGAAGTATGGTCGCCCAGACGATATTGATCTGCCGCGCCCGTTAGTCAAAGCACTTTTATTCTATAAAATACAATATTATCGCTCCAAAATGGCTTTTGTGGATGTATTAACTCATGCAACCAGGCTCAGTGAGCTGGCGCTTCCTGGCAGTGAATTCTGGTTGTCTGTGCAAAATATCAAGATGGAAGCCTACATTCAGGTCAAACAGTATGAAGAGGCAAAACAGGTATTCGAGCTTACAATGCGTCATGTCTATGATCAACGGATGTTTCATCGGTTGTCTGGGTTATATGTGGCATATAGTGGTTATTGTTTTGCTATGGGGCTGGTTCAGGAGGCACTCTCTGCATTGACAATGGCGGAGGCAAACCTCGTGTATGCCGGCAACCAGGAAGATCTGGTGACGGCGATTGCCAACAATCGGATTGTCATGTTAACGATGACAGGTGAACTGGAACAGGCACAGGCTGAGATTGAACGATTTGAGTCGCTATTGCAGCAGGAAACCGAAGAAACACAGCTCGCGATGCGGCCGCTCGTCAATGTATATCAATGCGAAGTGGCTCTGGCGCGGAAGAACTGGGGCGTGCTCGCGCAAAGTGTAGATCAACTCTTGAAATGTGCAACAACACAGGATCAGCAGATGAGCGCAACCTTCTACCAGAGCCATCTGGCTCTTGCGCATGGAGATCGCGAAGTTTTCATGGAGCGAGCACTTGCCTGTCTGCCTTATTTTGAATCCGCACAGCATGTCATGCGACTTGAACCGTTATATGAGGGGATGGCCGTAGTATCCGAGGATCAGCGGAAATACAAGGAAGCAGCCATGTATTATCGGAAGCTGGTATATCTGTTACGCAAAAAGTAG
- the fabV gene encoding enoyl-ACP reductase FabV, with protein MIIKPRTRGFICTTSHPVGCAAQVQEQIDYVKSQPQLKGPRNVLVIGASTGYGLASRVVSAFGAGANTVGIYRPSSSTEKRTASAGWYNSAAFEKAAEEAGLKSYSVTGDAFANETRDKAVELIRSELGQVDLVVYSVASARRTDPNTGEVFNSVLKPIGQSYTNKTVNFHTGEISSVTLEPANEEEIRQTVTVMGGDDWELWMDALQQGGVLADDATTIAFSYIGPELTHAIYRDGSIGQAKNHLEATAHKLNDRLSAKGGRAYLTVAKALVTQSSSAIPVVPLYISALYKVMKEKDLHEGCIEQLQRLFADRLYAGGEVPTDAEGRIRIDDWEMRADVQEEVAKLWNELTTENIYDLSDLEGYRREFFQLFGFETDGVDYEADVDPNVEMPHLVN; from the coding sequence ATGATTATTAAACCAAGAACACGTGGTTTTATTTGTACTACTTCCCACCCTGTAGGTTGCGCTGCGCAAGTGCAGGAACAGATTGATTATGTGAAATCCCAGCCACAGCTGAAAGGCCCCCGTAATGTGCTCGTCATCGGTGCTTCCACCGGTTACGGACTGGCATCACGCGTTGTTTCTGCTTTTGGGGCGGGAGCGAATACAGTCGGCATTTATCGTCCAAGCAGCTCCACAGAGAAACGTACAGCGTCAGCAGGCTGGTACAACTCCGCTGCATTCGAAAAAGCCGCAGAGGAAGCAGGCCTGAAATCGTACAGCGTTACAGGTGATGCATTTGCAAACGAAACACGAGACAAAGCCGTTGAACTGATTCGCAGTGAACTCGGTCAAGTCGATCTGGTTGTATACAGCGTAGCCTCGGCACGCCGTACCGATCCGAACACGGGTGAAGTATTTAACTCTGTGCTGAAGCCAATCGGACAATCCTACACGAACAAAACGGTGAACTTCCACACAGGCGAAATTAGCTCCGTTACCCTTGAACCTGCAAACGAAGAGGAAATTCGTCAGACGGTAACCGTTATGGGCGGAGACGATTGGGAACTTTGGATGGATGCCCTGCAACAAGGCGGCGTGCTTGCTGACGATGCAACAACGATCGCTTTCTCTTATATCGGTCCTGAACTTACGCATGCCATTTATCGTGATGGTTCCATCGGTCAAGCCAAGAATCATCTGGAAGCGACTGCACACAAGCTGAATGATCGTCTAAGTGCAAAAGGTGGACGTGCGTACTTAACTGTAGCCAAGGCGCTGGTGACTCAATCCAGTTCTGCAATTCCAGTCGTGCCGCTGTACATCTCAGCATTGTACAAAGTCATGAAAGAAAAAGACTTGCATGAAGGATGCATCGAGCAATTGCAACGTCTGTTCGCTGATCGTTTGTATGCGGGGGGAGAAGTTCCAACCGATGCCGAAGGCCGTATTCGCATTGATGATTGGGAGATGAGAGCTGACGTTCAGGAAGAAGTGGCGAAGCTCTGGAATGAGTTGACCACAGAGAACATCTACGATCTGTCCGATCTGGAAGGTTACCGTCGCGAATTCTTCCAGCTGTTTGGTTTTGAAACCGATGGTGTGGATTATGAAGCAGATGTTGATCCCAACGTTGAAATGCCTCATCTGGTGAACTAA
- a CDS encoding DNA glycosylase AlkZ-like family protein has translation MNKKIVRRFLLQTQALLGRWPAVSLPSGPSQVLSLIRSLGCVQIDPVAAVTGNQHLVLGARDPGYTADSLNTLLSDHKVFEYFANAACVIPMEDYALFEPVRARLRERLAPSLQGLEKTVQHVLQRLKEEGPLPSRAFRAVERVSGYWDSADVPKTKDTTLALNLLLDSAVIRVVARQGNERYFHITESGLQQQGLPMKEDMDVLAQRQALLDKYIYAYRVVDARDPRLGWLKSTAAERRADIAARVSDGRMIPLKVEDVATPHYIRAEDEDLLLHMEREEPHYDPSGPVRFLPPLDNLLWRRERIVDLFDFHYKWEIYTPEVKRTYGYYAMPILHGDRLIGRMDPRLDRKTGVLTVRLLSMEETAPPVEEWITDFRDGLQFFASMHGARSITIEKTVPKELKKLLKSI, from the coding sequence ATGAATAAAAAAATCGTTCGGCGTTTTTTGCTTCAAACGCAAGCTTTACTGGGACGTTGGCCCGCCGTTTCCTTACCTTCGGGACCCAGCCAAGTTTTGAGTTTGATTCGCTCCCTTGGTTGCGTGCAGATTGATCCTGTGGCTGCTGTAACTGGAAACCAGCATTTGGTGCTGGGAGCCCGTGACCCTGGTTATACTGCTGACAGCTTAAATACGTTGCTGAGTGATCACAAGGTGTTTGAATATTTTGCAAATGCTGCCTGTGTCATTCCAATGGAAGACTATGCTCTCTTTGAACCTGTGCGTGCTCGATTAAGGGAGCGTCTGGCTCCGTCCTTGCAAGGTTTAGAGAAAACAGTGCAGCATGTGTTACAGCGTTTGAAGGAAGAAGGACCTTTACCTTCAAGAGCCTTTCGTGCTGTTGAGCGGGTTAGTGGTTATTGGGACAGTGCAGATGTGCCGAAGACCAAGGATACGACACTTGCTCTGAATTTACTGTTAGACTCCGCTGTAATTCGTGTGGTGGCGAGGCAGGGGAATGAACGTTATTTCCATATCACCGAATCCGGATTGCAGCAACAGGGACTTCCGATGAAAGAAGACATGGATGTGTTGGCCCAGAGACAGGCTCTGCTGGATAAATACATTTATGCGTATCGTGTCGTAGATGCCCGTGATCCCCGTCTCGGTTGGCTGAAATCTACAGCGGCTGAACGACGCGCCGATATTGCTGCCCGTGTGTCAGATGGGCGAATGATCCCGCTTAAGGTGGAGGACGTGGCCACGCCTCATTATATTCGTGCTGAAGATGAGGATTTGCTATTGCACATGGAAAGGGAAGAGCCGCACTATGATCCGTCAGGCCCGGTCCGTTTCCTGCCGCCGCTGGACAACCTGTTATGGAGAAGAGAACGTATTGTTGATTTATTCGATTTTCATTATAAATGGGAGATTTATACCCCAGAGGTGAAGAGAACCTACGGTTATTATGCCATGCCTATTCTTCACGGTGATCGGTTGATTGGGCGTATGGATCCACGACTTGATCGCAAAACTGGAGTACTTACTGTTCGTTTGTTATCTATGGAAGAGACTGCTCCACCTGTGGAGGAATGGATTACGGATTTTCGGGATGGGCTTCAATTCTTTGCGTCCATGCATGGAGCACGTTCTATTACTATTGAGAAGACGGTACCAAAAGAGTTGAAAAAGCTGCTTAAATCGATTTGA
- a CDS encoding NADH-dependent flavin oxidoreductase, whose protein sequence is MSKFNNLFEPFIFNKGITLKNRVVMSPMTTWSSNDDYTISDEEVAYYKKRVNGVGLVITGCTHVLPNGIGFTHEFAAYNDSFIPSLKKLADAAKSGGAPAILQLFHAGDKAIAELVPNGDVVSPSGVALTEAVSPRELKHEEILEIIHAFGEATRRAIEAGFDGVELHGAHGFLLQSFLSPFFNKRQDQWGGSLEKRLSFPIAVIREVKKAIERYSTKPFILGYRISPEEHQQDALRMKDTYALIDKLIEENVDYVHGSLVQALTSKPKYNQDNKKTYLELIVEHANNRIFVIAAGSLESPEDVSESMEKGLSLAVIGRVLISDPEWVEKVQQGREAEIQNVIKSSNVRDLVLPAKLWGVIQNAGPWFKVEQ, encoded by the coding sequence ATGAGTAAATTTAATAACTTGTTTGAACCCTTTATATTCAATAAAGGGATTACCTTAAAGAATAGAGTGGTTATGTCTCCGATGACGACATGGTCAAGTAATGATGATTACACGATTTCCGATGAGGAAGTTGCATATTATAAAAAAAGAGTGAATGGTGTAGGTTTAGTTATCACGGGCTGTACTCATGTCCTACCCAATGGGATTGGATTTACACATGAATTCGCCGCATATAATGATTCATTTATCCCTAGTCTAAAAAAATTGGCAGATGCTGCTAAGAGTGGAGGAGCTCCAGCAATTCTTCAATTGTTCCATGCTGGAGATAAAGCGATTGCTGAATTAGTTCCTAATGGTGACGTGGTAAGTCCGAGCGGTGTTGCTCTGACTGAAGCAGTATCCCCTAGAGAACTCAAGCATGAAGAAATTCTGGAAATTATACATGCGTTCGGTGAAGCTACAAGACGTGCAATTGAAGCTGGTTTTGACGGTGTTGAACTCCATGGAGCCCACGGTTTTTTACTTCAAAGCTTTTTATCTCCATTCTTCAACAAACGTCAAGACCAATGGGGGGGATCACTGGAAAAACGTCTGAGTTTTCCAATAGCTGTTATTCGAGAGGTGAAAAAAGCTATTGAGAGATATTCGACAAAACCATTTATTTTAGGTTACCGCATTTCCCCAGAGGAACATCAACAAGATGCCCTTAGAATGAAAGATACTTACGCACTGATTGATAAACTGATTGAAGAAAATGTTGATTATGTTCATGGTTCCTTGGTACAAGCCCTTACATCAAAACCAAAATATAACCAAGATAACAAAAAAACGTATCTTGAGCTGATTGTTGAACATGCCAACAATCGGATTTTTGTAATTGCAGCGGGTTCCTTGGAAAGCCCAGAGGATGTCTCTGAAAGCATGGAGAAAGGACTCTCTTTAGCGGTAATTGGACGTGTATTAATCTCCGATCCAGAGTGGGTTGAAAAAGTTCAACAAGGAAGGGAGGCGGAAATCCAAAACGTGATTAAATCATCTAACGTTAGAGATCTTGTGTTGCCAGCGAAACTATGGGGTGTCATACAAAATGCAGGTCCATGGTTTAAAGTTGAACAATAA
- a CDS encoding MerR family transcriptional regulator, translated as MFFSMKYVVENYNITAKTLRFYEEQGILTNISRDEKGNRVYTEQQIDWISFILCLKETGMPLSKIKDYKESYEMGNSTYLEREEMLKKHKIELQKKIEESLKHMEEINYKLAMYELQKDEVRKNPNHNFKCHGLEVNIVDTRGGESNIRNATTNR; from the coding sequence ATGTTTTTTTCAATGAAATATGTGGTGGAGAATTATAATATAACTGCAAAGACACTTCGATTTTATGAAGAGCAAGGGATATTAACGAATATTTCACGCGACGAAAAAGGGAATAGAGTTTATACCGAACAACAAATCGATTGGATTTCTTTTATTCTTTGTCTCAAAGAAACAGGAATGCCACTTTCTAAAATTAAAGACTACAAGGAATCTTATGAGATGGGGAACTCCACCTATTTAGAAAGAGAGGAAATGTTAAAGAAACATAAAATTGAATTACAAAAGAAAATCGAAGAAAGTTTGAAACATATGGAAGAAATAAATTATAAATTAGCTATGTATGAACTTCAAAAAGATGAGGTTAGGAAAAATCCTAACCACAATTTTAAATGTCACGGTCTTGAGGTGAACATTGTCGATACCAGGGGGGGTGAATCAAATATTCGGAATGCTACAACCAACAGATGA
- a CDS encoding restriction endonuclease, with amino-acid sequence MNWSENVTQWVIGCIIILLLLAWIIRRVIGRGQRIRSEANPRKITIKDIDKMEDGSEFELYLYHLFEELGYDEVHKTTSSRDFGADLVFVDRLGRRSVIQAKRYGANHPVGLSAVQEIYTSMRYYEADRSIVLTSARYTEACRTLAAVNGVKLLDREDLMELILLFKARRVEEALELIEEDDHEPIETWQSRRKRQSR; translated from the coding sequence ATGAACTGGAGTGAAAATGTGACCCAATGGGTCATTGGATGTATCATCATATTGTTGCTGCTGGCCTGGATTATTCGGCGTGTTATCGGGCGCGGGCAGCGGATCCGAAGTGAAGCCAATCCTCGCAAAATTACAATAAAGGACATCGACAAGATGGAGGATGGTTCGGAATTTGAATTATATCTCTATCATTTATTCGAAGAGCTCGGGTACGATGAGGTGCATAAGACAACGAGCAGCCGGGATTTTGGGGCAGATCTGGTATTTGTCGATAGACTCGGCAGACGAAGTGTTATACAAGCGAAGCGATATGGTGCGAACCATCCCGTAGGGTTGAGTGCTGTGCAGGAGATATATACATCCATGCGTTATTATGAAGCCGACCGGTCAATTGTATTAACGTCCGCCCGTTACACCGAAGCCTGTCGGACGCTTGCAGCGGTTAATGGAGTGAAGCTGCTGGACCGGGAGGACCTGATGGAATTAATTCTGTTATTCAAAGCCAGAAGAGTGGAAGAAGCATTGGAACTGATCGAAGAAGATGACCATGAGCCAATCGAGACGTGGCAGTCCCGGCGAAAGCGGCAATCCCGTTAG